Proteins co-encoded in one Meiothermus sp. genomic window:
- the tyrS gene encoding tyrosine--tRNA ligase codes for MTAEEAFSLLRTGAVEIIPQEDLLKKLQSGKKLTVKLGLDPTRPDIHIGHAVVLRKMRQFQELGHKVVLIIGDFTAMIGDPSGRSKTRPPLTLEETRANAQSYVEQVEKILLTGDKERFELRYNSEWLENLNFKEVIRLTSLLTVAQMLEREDFKKRYTEGIPISIHEFLYPFAQGYDSVPIACDVEMGGTDQKFNLLVGREVQAAYGLEKQVAFIMPLLVGGDGQKMSKSYDNYIGITEEPSEIFRKLMKVEDQYLQTYFELCTDLAPEEIKEVLEQGGPVGAHRVLARLLTGAYAQPLIPARLDKALYESLGYSWEAHGHDQGGAPVVQQAEARYYEIAHGGIPEQMPEVTLPPGELLEGRIAVVKLFTLAGLTASNGEARRLIEQKGLRLDGEVLTDPKLEVAFDRPVVLQRGKDKFVRVVPG; via the coding sequence ATGACGGCGGAGGAAGCGTTTAGCCTGCTACGAACGGGGGCGGTGGAGATCATCCCCCAGGAAGACTTGCTCAAAAAACTACAATCGGGGAAAAAGCTGACGGTTAAGCTGGGCCTCGACCCCACCCGGCCCGACATTCACATCGGCCATGCCGTGGTGCTGCGCAAGATGCGGCAGTTCCAGGAGCTGGGCCACAAGGTGGTTCTGATTATCGGCGACTTTACCGCCATGATCGGCGACCCCTCGGGCCGCAGCAAAACCCGCCCACCCCTCACCTTAGAAGAAACCCGCGCCAACGCCCAAAGCTACGTGGAGCAGGTGGAGAAAATCCTTCTCACGGGCGATAAGGAGCGCTTCGAGCTGCGCTACAACTCGGAGTGGCTGGAAAACCTGAACTTCAAAGAGGTCATCCGGCTCACCTCGCTTCTAACCGTAGCCCAGATGCTCGAGCGCGAAGACTTCAAAAAGCGCTACACCGAGGGGATTCCCATCTCCATTCACGAGTTCCTGTATCCCTTTGCCCAGGGGTACGACTCGGTGCCCATCGCCTGCGATGTGGAGATGGGCGGCACCGACCAGAAGTTCAACCTGCTGGTAGGGCGCGAGGTACAGGCGGCCTACGGCCTGGAAAAGCAGGTGGCCTTCATCATGCCGCTTCTGGTGGGGGGCGACGGACAGAAGATGTCCAAAAGCTACGACAACTACATCGGCATCACCGAGGAGCCCAGCGAGATCTTCCGCAAGCTGATGAAGGTGGAAGACCAGTACCTACAGACCTACTTCGAGCTCTGCACCGACCTTGCACCGGAAGAAATTAAAGAGGTGCTGGAGCAGGGCGGGCCGGTAGGCGCCCACCGGGTGCTGGCCCGGCTGCTCACCGGGGCCTATGCCCAGCCGCTAATTCCCGCCCGCCTGGACAAAGCCCTGTACGAGTCGCTGGGGTATAGCTGGGAAGCCCACGGGCACGACCAGGGCGGCGCGCCGGTGGTACAGCAGGCCGAGGCCCGCTACTACGAGATCGCCCACGGGGGCATCCCCGAGCAGATGCCCGAAGTGACCCTGCCCCCCGGCGAGCTGCTCGAGGGCAGAATTGCCGTTGTAAAGCTGTTCACCCTGGCCGGCCTGACCGCCTCCAACGGCGAGGCCCGGCGGCTGATCGAGCAAAAAGGCCTGCGGCTCGATGGCGAGGTACTCACCGACCCCAAGCTGGAGGTGGCCTTCGACAGGCCTGTGGTGCTGCAACGCGGCAAGGATAAGTTTGTGCGGGTGGTGCCGGGCTAA
- the rpsT gene encoding 30S ribosomal protein S20 has protein sequence MAQKKTARNPSAMKRHRQSLKRRARNKSKMSAIKTVSKKAVILAKEGNTDEAVRVMRYAESLIDKAAKGSTLHKNAASRRKSRLMGKVNQLLSGAKA, from the coding sequence ATGGCACAGAAAAAGACAGCACGTAATCCCTCGGCCATGAAACGCCACCGGCAGTCGCTGAAGCGCCGGGCCCGCAACAAGTCCAAGATGTCGGCCATCAAGACCGTCAGCAAGAAAGCGGTGATCCTGGCTAAAGAAGGCAACACCGACGAGGCGGTGCGGGTCATGCGCTATGCCGAAAGCCTGATTGACAAGGCCGCCAAGGGCTCGACCCTGCACAAGAACGCGGCCAGCCGGCGTAAGTCCCGCCTGATGGGCAAAGTAAACCAGCTTTTGAGCGGAGCTAAAGCCTAG
- a CDS encoding 30S ribosomal protein THX, translating to MGKGDRRTRRGKIFRGSYGKYRPRKK from the coding sequence ATGGGCAAAGGTGACCGTCGTACCCGTCGTGGCAAAATTTTCCGGGGTTCTTACGGCAAGTACCGTCCCCGCAAGAAGTAA
- a CDS encoding CHAD domain-containing protein, protein MPAIGLERWLQHLVEHLPIARQGHDPEGVHQVRVAVRRLRVWLRLAGMRVLEDDLAWLVRAAGEVRDLEVLLQRPDLPRAFRTWAVSRLKAARAAFVPLLDSPRLAGLLQALANLPPLDEAPAQTRLKRFVRQVERKAEEWQQEGSIEHLHALRRALRRLRYAQEWLEQDSQTAKEMQAVFGEVGDLSFTLRYLSAYQADGGRLPAAYVRRLEAQLQEALEAAQQAWIKAQQKTGGVSSG, encoded by the coding sequence ATGCCGGCCATTGGCCTGGAGCGCTGGCTCCAACACCTTGTGGAACACCTGCCCATCGCCCGCCAGGGCCACGACCCCGAGGGCGTGCATCAGGTGCGGGTCGCCGTACGGCGGCTCAGGGTATGGCTGCGGCTGGCCGGGATGCGGGTGCTGGAAGACGACCTGGCCTGGCTGGTGCGGGCAGCAGGTGAGGTGCGCGACCTCGAGGTGTTGCTACAGCGCCCCGATCTGCCCAGGGCCTTCCGGACGTGGGCCGTATCCAGGCTAAAGGCGGCTCGAGCCGCCTTCGTACCGCTTCTGGACAGCCCCCGGCTGGCCGGCCTGCTGCAGGCCCTCGCCAACCTGCCCCCGCTGGACGAAGCACCGGCCCAGACCCGGCTCAAGCGCTTTGTCCGCCAGGTTGAGCGCAAGGCCGAAGAATGGCAGCAGGAAGGAAGCATCGAGCACCTGCACGCCCTGCGCCGGGCCCTGCGCCGCCTGCGCTATGCCCAGGAGTGGCTGGAGCAGGACAGCCAGACCGCCAAGGAGATGCAGGCGGTGTTTGGGGAGGTGGGCGACCTGAGCTTCACCCTGCGCTACCTATCGGCCTACCAGGCCGATGGGGGCCGGCTGCCCGCGGCCTATGTGCGCCGGCTCGAGGCCCAGCTACAGGAGGCCCTCGAGGCCGCCCAGCAAGCCTGGATCAAGGCCCAACAAAAAACCGGAGGTGTGTCCTCCGGATAG